A single genomic interval of Euwallacea similis isolate ESF13 chromosome 2, ESF131.1, whole genome shotgun sequence harbors:
- the LOC136419412 gene encoding solute carrier family 2, facilitated glucose transporter member 8-like, which yields MSEKVSIIVNAHSRPPGMVLMEEKIRKPEQRRNQYIGGIAASLNGFCAGNNTTIPNQSLPSPSFTISTLEEAAVGATLMFGATLAAIPSGKCADLFGRKIALLLIGLLYLSNYILIACATNLLVLLIARLFAGVALGSSCVVAPMYIAEITEESLRGTLGSSFSLMLTLGILYTNVIGVVTEWLGLAIALALTSGAAALSILFLPETPLYLIAEERFGKARKSLMFYRGDEDQVSEELTELQKHLREHQMGSSIWDLFTKKCYRKPLIAILGVFIYQQFCGINAVVFNLMPIFSAANISPWVAAIVPNLLTIFVGAVLVLMVEKKGRKFFMLLSSAAMTVSLTGLAIYFQFSSATNNVLVPTACVGVFMAGFALGIGPIPWVLLIELFTAEIKGVASGVVAMTGWISAMVVTFSYPYLKEAFGSAMTFWVLGVFNVLGWIFVRFVVPETKVQLRVK from the exons ATGAGTGAGAAAGTTTCGATTATTGTTAACGCCCACAGCAGGCCTCCTGGAATGGTACTGATGgaggaaaaaattagaaaacccGAGCAAAGGAGAAACCAGTACATTGGAGGAATTGCCG CGTCACTTAATGGCTTCTGTGCAG GTAACAACACCACCATCCCCAATCAATCACTACCTTCACCAAGCTTCACGATCTCTACTCTTGAAGAAGCAGCAGTGGGAGCCACTCTCATGTTCGGAGCCACCCTGGCTGCAATACCCTCAGGAAAATGCGCCGATCTTTTTGGCAGAAAAATCGCTCTTCTCCTCATTGGACTTCTATATTTGAGCAATTACATCTTAATAGCTTGCGCTACAAATCTGTTGGTGTTACTAATCGCACGATTGTTTGCCGGAGTGGCCTTAGGGAGTAGCTGTGTGGTGGCTCCCATGTATATCGCAGAGATCACTGAAGAATCTCTTAGAGGCACCCTGGGCTCTTCATTCAGCCTCATGCTAACTCTAGGCATTCTGTACACCAACGTTATAGGAGTCGTTACTGAGTGGTTAGGACTGGCCATTGCTTTGGCTCTGACAAGTGGAGCTGCAGCATTATCCATCTTGTTCCTCCCCGAGACGCCTCTGTACCTGATAGCAGAAGAACGATTCGGCAAAGCTAGAAAATCGTTGATGTTTTATCGAGGAGATGAAGATCAAGTTTCTGAAGAGCTTACTGAACTGCAGAAGCATTTGCGCGAGCATCAAATGGGATCCTCAATTTGGGATTTATTTACCAAGAAGTGTTACAGAAAACCTTTGATCGCAATCTTGGGGGTGTTTATTTATCAGCAGTTTTGCGGTATAAACGCGGTGGTTTTCAACTTAATGCCCATATTTAGTGCCGCCAACATCAGTCCATGGGTTGCAGCCATTGTCCCCAACCTTCTGACCATTTTCGTGGGAGCAGTACTGGTCTTAATGGTCGAAAAAAAAGGGAGGAAATTCTTTATGCTTCTATCTTCAGCAGCGATGACAGTGAGTCTGACAGGGTTAGCAATATATTTCCAGTTTTCGTCAGCAACAAATAATGTGCTAGTGCCGACTGCGTGCGTTGGCGTTTTCATGGCAGGTTTCGCCCTAGGAATAGGACCAATTCCTTGGGTTTTACTTATAGAGCTGTTTACAGCCGAGATCAAAGGGGTTGCAAGCGGGGTTGTTGCGATGACCGGTTGGATATCCGCCATGGTGGTCACATTTTCGTATCCCTACTTGAAGGAAGCGTTTGGAAGTGCTATGACGTTTTGGGTCTTGGGGGTGTTTAATGTTTTGGGATGGATTTTTGTTCGGTTTGTCGTTCCGGAAACTAAGGTTCAACTACgagttaaataa